In Amycolatopsis sp. EV170708-02-1, the following are encoded in one genomic region:
- a CDS encoding saccharopine dehydrogenase family protein, with protein MRVLALGGGGEMGAAAAAVLAADDSVTEVVIADRDLSRATTVASGLGAKVSARQVDATDHPGLVAAMKPHDLVVNTVGPFFRFGVPILTAAIEAGRDYVDICDDPAPTLRMLELDERAEAAGICALIGTGASPGVASMLAVRAARELDTVETLLTGWNIAAAQPETPRSGTGPSAAIVHMMEQISGTIPVLREGRLVHRPALEKLDWRHPGLGPLSGRTVGHPEAVTLHRAFPTLRSSTNVCVGDKAALRMLAGLRRLIDAGVLSPGRAARLVERAEKLLTSETSDIFKRGTPPPLFAVATGVREGRPAVAATILANTPGFTMAAATGVPLAVSALLVPAARRPGVHTQETLIDADDFFAALAPHCIGDPSPEHMTATTTSWASEEENKRALDASLLTALMR; from the coding sequence ATGCGCGTTCTCGCGCTCGGAGGAGGCGGCGAGATGGGGGCCGCCGCGGCGGCGGTCCTCGCCGCGGACGACTCGGTGACCGAGGTGGTCATCGCCGATCGCGACCTGTCCCGCGCCACCACGGTGGCGAGCGGGCTGGGGGCCAAGGTGTCGGCACGCCAGGTCGACGCGACGGATCACCCCGGGCTGGTCGCCGCGATGAAGCCGCACGACCTGGTCGTCAACACGGTGGGCCCGTTCTTCCGGTTCGGCGTCCCGATCCTGACCGCCGCGATCGAGGCAGGCCGTGACTACGTGGACATCTGCGACGATCCGGCACCGACCTTGCGCATGCTCGAACTCGACGAGCGGGCCGAGGCCGCCGGGATATGCGCCCTGATCGGCACCGGCGCCAGCCCCGGCGTCGCGAGCATGCTCGCGGTGCGCGCCGCACGGGAACTCGACACCGTCGAAACCCTTCTCACCGGCTGGAACATCGCCGCGGCCCAGCCGGAGACCCCGCGTTCCGGAACGGGCCCCAGTGCGGCGATCGTGCACATGATGGAGCAGATCAGCGGCACCATCCCCGTCCTGCGCGAGGGCAGGCTGGTGCACCGTCCTGCGCTGGAGAAGCTCGACTGGCGGCATCCCGGCCTCGGGCCGCTGAGCGGGCGGACCGTCGGGCATCCGGAGGCCGTGACCCTGCATCGCGCCTTTCCCACGCTGCGCTCCAGCACCAATGTCTGTGTCGGGGACAAGGCGGCGCTCAGGATGCTGGCGGGGCTGCGGCGGCTCATCGACGCCGGAGTGTTGAGCCCCGGACGAGCGGCGCGGCTGGTGGAACGGGCGGAGAAGCTGCTGACCTCCGAGACGAGCGACATCTTCAAACGAGGCACCCCACCTCCCCTCTTCGCCGTGGCCACCGGCGTTCGCGAGGGGCGTCCCGCCGTCGCGGCCACGATCCTGGCCAACACACCCGGATTCACCATGGCCGCCGCCACCGGCGTGCCGCTCGCCGTGTCGGCGCTGCTCGTCCCCGCCGCCCGGCGGCCCGGCGTGCACACCCAGGAAACGCTCATCGACGCGGACGACTTCTTCGCCGCGCTCGCGCCGCACTGCATCGGCGATCCGTCACCCGAGCACATGACCGCCACCACGACGAGCTGGGCGTCCGAAGAGGAGAACAAGCGAGCGCTCGACGCGTCACTGCTGACCGCCCTGATGCGCTGA